Proteins encoded in a region of the Candidatus Rubidus massiliensis genome:
- a CDS encoding conjugal transfer pilus assembly protein TraH: protein MNSKIVFLLLLFISNICLLEANISKELNRYFKNVNSSINVNGGDIYNGQRAGYATGGGAVVRNRVMNTKVATISLPKFDAGCGGIDIFTGGISFINGEQIVNTLKSIASGAAGFAFLLSAECVSPQAVNCMKQLQSWANTINSMNINSCEIATQAVGAVWPKNTAASQQICRTLSGKTGLFNDQVSARHKCSQSEEFEVVIEGMEKNGTLGNVLVGEFNIAWEAIKKHPSLSTSNNDLKEFFMSLMGTIVSVKTKDVLENQFWQSRIFDESFLQVILNGGHTTIYARENDFNDKALHLREYNFEISPEDSWIGKIKFLLEGIQNKIIHDDACLTEEEKDLIFKTRFPLFKIINVLTVYKKGTSPVDLIQIAEVIAVDLLVTYLREVKQIVHEGCVQLRKHQYFSDNIDEYLLELEKVERKINEYKLRSSDLFEKEFRMIEKINLIEQEIASQVRLD, encoded by the coding sequence ATGAATAGCAAAATTGTTTTTTTACTGCTCTTATTTATTTCCAATATCTGCTTGCTTGAAGCTAACATTAGCAAAGAACTAAATCGCTATTTTAAAAATGTAAATAGCTCAATCAATGTCAATGGTGGTGACATTTATAACGGTCAAAGAGCAGGCTACGCTACAGGCGGGGGAGCCGTTGTAAGAAATCGCGTAATGAACACAAAAGTAGCTACAATATCATTACCAAAATTTGACGCAGGTTGTGGAGGAATTGATATTTTTACAGGTGGCATTTCATTTATTAATGGAGAGCAAATTGTAAATACATTGAAAAGCATTGCAAGCGGTGCCGCAGGATTTGCTTTCTTGTTAAGTGCTGAGTGTGTTTCTCCCCAAGCTGTAAATTGTATGAAGCAATTACAATCTTGGGCCAATACAATAAATTCAATGAATATAAATAGTTGTGAAATAGCAACTCAAGCAGTTGGAGCCGTATGGCCTAAAAATACTGCGGCAAGTCAGCAAATTTGTAGAACACTTAGTGGAAAAACTGGACTTTTTAATGACCAAGTCAGTGCACGTCATAAATGTTCCCAATCCGAAGAATTTGAAGTGGTTATTGAAGGCATGGAAAAAAACGGAACTTTAGGGAATGTATTAGTGGGAGAATTTAACATAGCTTGGGAAGCAATCAAGAAGCATCCTTCATTATCTACTTCAAATAATGATTTAAAAGAATTTTTCATGTCGTTAATGGGTACTATAGTATCGGTTAAAACAAAAGATGTTTTAGAAAATCAATTTTGGCAATCAAGGATATTTGACGAATCCTTTTTACAAGTTATATTAAATGGCGGTCATACGACCATTTATGCAAGAGAAAATGATTTTAACGACAAGGCTTTGCATTTAAGAGAATATAATTTTGAAATAAGTCCTGAAGATTCCTGGATAGGAAAAATAAAATTTTTACTAGAAGGTATTCAAAATAAAATTATTCATGATGATGCTTGTCTAACCGAAGAAGAAAAAGATTTAATTTTTAAGACAAGATTTCCGTTATTCAAAATTATAAACGTTTTAACAGTTTATAAGAAAGGTACGTCTCCCGTTGATTTAATCCAAATTGCCGAAGTTATTGCAGTGGACTTACTTGTCACTTATTTAAGAGAAGTTAAGCAAATTGTACATGAAGGATGTGTGCAGCTAAGAAAACATCAATACTTCTCAGATAATATTGATGAATATTTACTTGAACTTGAAAAAGTTGAAAGAAAAATTAATGAATATAAACTCCGCTCTTCTGATCTTTTTGAAAAGGAATTCAGAATGATTGAAAAAATCAATTTAATTGAACAAGAAATTGCATCACAAGTAAGACTTGATTAA
- a CDS encoding conjugal transfer mating pair stabilization protein TraN, translated as MNVFLIFILNMLLYFSAGFAKSPNEYLLEGKSFGNDLNKFSKNSMKNFEIENLGVTQTEINKIDSSNLEDSIISGNRPNSEINNFLLSKQVNENFQKNKIDSDDNFLEKSEEYFQNYDQYIDEYQTETLIKTNLEKCNQSDVPYIKEIIRNLHVNVVHKPKIEKKVKGCIGHIKYEEYFWKSDATKSKKKWDRELSNDQSIEKYTIYVGNGSLLDNYDLEIVWKHKDDSKNCHNFNEKVKLIQNESFIEDKEFWVIEDETNLLQDPNFTYLHSECIDETPFKEINGKQVYRKCWKQKISYLGSLEKLNTCAELRQRNCQFRSKKCLNSNEIGCCLWEILYECPFKVNPKVIKYNDNPQIGQSPDDWDLSYNPNLSLNAVTTKLAVFDQIKKEMETNNISGSKILIFSGKPKECSKNIAEDLLYDCCFQFTGLAKEAGLAKCNSEEIALSDMRERGFCHYIGSYENTIANTMTTSYTHSFCCYDSKLSKVFQEEAHKQLKLDWGSPKKPNCRGLTIEEISAIDFSNLDLSKVFDEKYFESKLPSDFNQKVERLKHGLTNRIKNLKEGKQ; from the coding sequence GTGAACGTTTTTTTGATCTTCATATTAAATATGTTGCTTTATTTTTCAGCTGGATTTGCTAAGAGCCCCAATGAATATTTATTAGAGGGAAAAAGTTTTGGTAATGATTTAAACAAGTTTTCAAAAAACTCAATGAAAAATTTTGAAATTGAAAATTTAGGTGTAACCCAAACAGAAATAAATAAGATTGATAGCTCTAATCTAGAAGATAGTATTATATCAGGAAATCGCCCAAATTCAGAAATTAATAATTTTTTATTATCTAAACAAGTTAATGAAAACTTTCAGAAAAATAAAATAGATTCAGACGATAATTTTTTAGAAAAATCTGAAGAGTATTTCCAAAATTATGACCAATACATTGATGAATATCAAACTGAGACTTTAATCAAGACAAACTTAGAGAAATGCAATCAATCAGACGTTCCTTATATTAAAGAGATAATAAGGAATCTACACGTTAACGTTGTTCATAAGCCTAAAATAGAGAAAAAAGTAAAAGGATGTATAGGACATATAAAGTATGAGGAATACTTTTGGAAAAGTGATGCTACAAAATCAAAGAAGAAGTGGGATAGGGAATTATCAAATGATCAGTCTATAGAAAAATATACGATTTATGTGGGTAATGGAAGCTTATTAGATAATTATGATTTAGAGATAGTTTGGAAACATAAGGACGATAGTAAAAACTGTCATAACTTCAATGAAAAAGTAAAATTAATTCAAAACGAAAGCTTTATTGAAGATAAAGAGTTTTGGGTAATTGAAGATGAAACTAATCTTCTACAAGATCCAAACTTTACATATTTGCATTCTGAATGCATCGATGAAACTCCATTCAAGGAAATAAATGGCAAACAAGTTTATCGAAAATGCTGGAAACAAAAAATATCATATCTTGGTTCTTTAGAAAAATTAAATACGTGCGCTGAATTAAGGCAAAGGAATTGCCAATTTAGATCAAAAAAATGTCTTAATAGTAATGAAATTGGTTGTTGTTTATGGGAAATCCTTTACGAATGCCCATTCAAAGTTAATCCTAAAGTAATAAAATATAATGACAATCCTCAAATAGGTCAAAGTCCTGATGATTGGGATTTGTCATACAATCCTAATCTATCATTGAATGCCGTTACAACAAAACTTGCTGTTTTCGATCAAATAAAAAAAGAAATGGAAACAAATAACATTTCGGGAAGTAAAATACTTATATTTTCTGGAAAACCAAAAGAATGTAGCAAGAATATTGCAGAAGATCTTTTATATGATTGTTGTTTTCAGTTTACAGGGCTGGCAAAGGAAGCGGGCTTAGCTAAATGCAATTCAGAAGAGATTGCACTAAGTGATATGAGAGAAAGGGGATTTTGCCATTATATCGGTAGTTATGAGAATACCATCGCTAATACCATGACAACTTCTTATACCCATTCATTTTGCTGTTATGATTCAAAGCTGTCTAAGGTATTTCAAGAGGAAGCCCACAAACAATTAAAATTAGACTGGGGTAGCCCTAAAAAGCCTAATTGCCGAGGGCTTACTATCGAAGAAATTTCAGCTATTGACTTTAGTAATTTAGATTTAAGCAAAGTTTTTGATGAAAAATATTTCGAATCTAAACTCCCTTCAGATTTCAATCAAAAAGTAGAAAGGTTAAAGCATGGTCTTACAAATCGAATAAAAAATTTAAAGGAAGGAAAACAATGA
- a CDS encoding conjugal transfer mating pair stabilization protein TraG, producing MNSTIYTYGGLDWYYYIFNAIAMLFYGDGTSIVRPLMFFSAMLGCFCILVKSLFKPSFEGIFLHYLVPLIVISIIFVPHKRVRIEDCLTQTSKSVDNVPLPIAMFGEIISTIGYKITTAFETAMHLPHDEEYEKTGMLLGAESYLDISKYKIANADLEENLKSFSKQCIFYDIALGKYSLDQMKKATDLWDFFEKNASQVRMIKYSDPYAKSSSLDKYKYLTCQQAVAAMKPIFEQEKNFHATPEIVKNLPFTFKALTNITKEADNLISQLLMINFLTKEFSSTELAKSRAYQQQRSYYITGGGLSQKSIIMMRIIFECLLYGSIILIIPLSLLPMGYSLLFNWMKMMVWVQMWGPFYTILNYLMKIAAREKTHYLFPGESTGLSLFTSEGLDNIAQDVFALAGYLTLLVAYISYSIMFGGIGSLIHLASSIMSPSQNAAATASNEQSTGNYSFANASYGQTSYKNATAFQENYAASISSGYMSENTGSYQAIYTTQDGYLKQNNSDLLKSVTSDEAINSSFQKAQQTAESYLENTQKSFAESIAQSGKTASDLTEHLTNSSNYNENISYKEAEDIQNSARYCENAVENWGKQFGLNKRESWALIASASAGIGEIWKCFGVSAGITTSKDRNVSQDELINSAINFSRNVDFQKNLQKINGFAESQSTSSIQDETTRISYNYCNAIDEVKNSQSSYQNAINKMEQVSENITWAKNNSLSFRENLNQEFINWANCKTGGFSNTISILNGNNDNLKGELIQSFISQIKQNDQLSYNQKIDPNKSFQNAMVNSINKEEVKNLLWENYMSRASAENISKDQINEERQRLVVDYDRNSNMVTEGIKNNNSYNSEKERYISHRFEKEYDKYGYERLAVSPMSKGIFKIEKGSNIVNKIHQGEIPEWIKN from the coding sequence ATGAATTCAACAATTTATACTTATGGGGGATTAGATTGGTACTACTATATATTTAATGCTATAGCAATGCTTTTTTATGGTGATGGCACATCCATTGTAAGACCATTAATGTTTTTTTCTGCAATGTTAGGTTGTTTTTGTATTTTAGTAAAATCGTTGTTTAAACCCTCCTTTGAAGGAATTTTTCTTCATTATTTAGTTCCTTTAATAGTGATTTCTATAATTTTTGTTCCTCATAAAAGAGTCAGAATTGAGGATTGCTTGACTCAAACATCGAAAAGCGTAGATAACGTTCCTCTTCCAATTGCAATGTTTGGCGAAATAATTTCTACAATTGGATATAAAATTACAACAGCATTTGAAACTGCAATGCATCTTCCGCATGATGAAGAATATGAAAAAACAGGAATGCTTTTAGGAGCAGAGTCTTATCTGGATATATCTAAGTACAAAATTGCAAATGCAGATCTTGAAGAGAATTTAAAAAGCTTTTCTAAGCAATGTATATTTTATGACATTGCGCTTGGCAAATATTCATTAGATCAAATGAAAAAAGCCACTGATCTATGGGATTTTTTTGAAAAAAATGCATCACAAGTAAGGATGATTAAATATAGCGATCCTTATGCTAAATCAAGCAGCTTAGATAAATATAAATATTTGACATGTCAGCAAGCTGTTGCAGCTATGAAGCCAATATTTGAACAAGAAAAAAACTTTCATGCTACACCAGAGATTGTTAAAAACCTTCCTTTTACTTTTAAAGCCCTAACCAACATTACAAAAGAAGCAGATAATTTAATAAGCCAACTTTTAATGATAAATTTTTTAACAAAGGAATTTAGTAGCACAGAACTTGCTAAAAGCAGAGCTTATCAGCAGCAAAGGAGTTATTACATAACAGGCGGAGGTTTATCTCAAAAATCTATTATTATGATGAGAATTATTTTTGAATGCTTGTTATATGGATCCATAATATTGATCATACCACTATCACTCCTTCCTATGGGGTATTCTCTTTTATTTAATTGGATGAAAATGATGGTTTGGGTTCAAATGTGGGGGCCTTTTTACACAATATTGAATTATTTGATGAAAATTGCTGCTAGAGAAAAAACGCATTATTTATTTCCAGGAGAAAGCACAGGATTAAGTTTATTTACAAGTGAGGGTTTAGATAATATTGCTCAAGACGTTTTTGCCTTAGCTGGTTATTTAACATTACTCGTAGCTTATATTAGTTATTCGATAATGTTTGGTGGAATAGGCTCGCTAATACATTTAGCTAGCTCTATAATGTCTCCTTCCCAAAATGCAGCTGCTACGGCTTCAAATGAGCAATCTACAGGAAACTATAGTTTTGCGAACGCTTCTTATGGTCAAACTTCCTATAAGAATGCAACAGCATTCCAAGAAAATTATGCGGCTTCCATTTCGTCTGGATACATGAGTGAAAATACTGGTTCTTATCAAGCTATTTATACAACTCAAGATGGATATCTAAAGCAAAATAACTCCGATTTATTAAAATCAGTTACTTCAGACGAGGCTATCAATTCGAGTTTTCAAAAAGCACAACAGACTGCTGAATCGTATTTAGAAAATACTCAAAAGTCTTTTGCTGAAAGTATTGCGCAAAGTGGTAAAACAGCTTCTGATTTAACTGAACATTTAACCAATTCATCAAATTATAATGAAAACATTTCCTATAAGGAAGCTGAAGATATTCAAAATAGCGCTCGATATTGTGAGAATGCAGTTGAAAATTGGGGCAAGCAATTTGGTTTAAACAAACGGGAAAGTTGGGCTCTTATAGCTAGCGCTTCTGCTGGAATAGGAGAGATCTGGAAATGTTTTGGAGTTTCTGCAGGTATAACAACCTCAAAAGACAGAAATGTTTCTCAAGATGAGTTAATAAATTCTGCAATAAATTTTTCTAGAAATGTTGATTTTCAAAAAAACCTTCAAAAAATAAATGGATTTGCTGAATCTCAATCAACTTCAAGTATTCAGGATGAAACTACCCGAATTTCATATAATTACTGTAATGCAATAGACGAAGTGAAAAATTCACAAAGCTCATATCAAAATGCTATTAATAAAATGGAACAAGTTTCTGAAAACATTACTTGGGCAAAAAATAATTCCCTATCTTTTAGAGAAAATTTAAACCAGGAATTTATTAATTGGGCTAATTGTAAAACTGGAGGATTCAGCAATACTATCAGTATTTTGAATGGAAATAATGACAATTTAAAAGGAGAGCTAATTCAATCTTTTATATCTCAAATAAAGCAAAATGATCAGCTCTCGTATAATCAAAAAATTGATCCAAATAAATCATTTCAAAATGCAATGGTTAATTCAATTAACAAAGAAGAGGTCAAGAATCTATTATGGGAAAATTACATGTCAAGAGCTAGTGCAGAGAATATATCTAAAGACCAGATAAATGAAGAAAGGCAAAGACTTGTTGTTGACTACGATAGAAATTCAAACATGGTTACAGAAGGAATAAAAAACAATAATTCTTACAATTCTGAAAAAGAAAGATATATTTCTCATAGATTTGAAAAAGAATACGATAAATATGGATATGAACGGCTGGCCGTAAGTCCTATGTCAAAAGGAATATTTAAAATTGAAAAAGGTTCTAATATTGTTAATAAAATTCATCAAGGTGAAATTCCAGAATGGATTAAAAATTAA
- a CDS encoding conjugal pilus assembly protein TraF has translation MKYSMKFFLLLFLTFYSEQLSAGWLNRKAEGWSWYEDKVKKQNNYHEESDKLSPVAQMEIERKTYETKLSQAVLDPTEENIESLMIEQKKIMDRSSKFSKIWTKILLSNPELDSTINNPITQYGVTIAKDIERDKKNKLIGLLKEEFGLILFTKGNKESQAFALVVKEFVKKHKWELIPVSVDGEIIPAFPNAQLDQGIVDKLGISIYPSLIMLNPKTEELIPIGFGMISLEQIENNIVNLFGEVDE, from the coding sequence ATGAAGTATTCGATGAAATTCTTTCTATTATTATTTCTAACTTTTTATTCAGAGCAATTAAGTGCTGGATGGCTTAATCGGAAAGCCGAGGGGTGGTCTTGGTATGAAGATAAAGTAAAAAAACAAAATAACTATCATGAAGAAAGTGATAAATTATCCCCTGTAGCGCAAATGGAAATCGAAAGAAAAACGTATGAAACAAAACTATCTCAAGCTGTTTTAGATCCAACAGAGGAAAATATTGAATCACTAATGATAGAGCAAAAGAAAATAATGGATAGATCAAGTAAATTTTCTAAAATTTGGACTAAAATTCTACTTTCTAATCCTGAATTAGACTCTACAATAAATAACCCTATTACTCAGTATGGGGTAACTATTGCCAAAGATATCGAAAGAGACAAAAAAAATAAGCTCATTGGTTTGTTAAAAGAAGAGTTTGGATTAATTCTATTTACGAAAGGTAACAAAGAATCCCAAGCTTTTGCCTTAGTGGTAAAAGAGTTTGTAAAAAAACATAAATGGGAATTAATTCCTGTTTCGGTTGATGGAGAAATAATTCCTGCATTTCCAAACGCACAATTAGATCAAGGAATTGTCGATAAACTAGGAATATCAATTTATCCATCCCTAATCATGCTTAACCCAAAAACTGAAGAATTAATACCTATTGGATTTGGTATGATTTCATTAGAGCAAATTGAAAATAACATTGTTAATCTTTTTGGAGAAGTTGATGAATAG